Part of the Desulfomonilaceae bacterium genome, AACAACGGCGGAACAAGTCTGCAAAGGAACAACACCGCCCCAACGCATATCCATATGTAGCCGTTGGAGGATCCTTTCCAATATACGAGATAAGCCCCAATTACACCAGGCAACCCCAGAAATATCAGAGCTAGAATGTTCAGGTCCCGCTTGGTTGGTTCACGATACGCCGCTTTGATCTCTTCTCTTATTTCCGAGACAATACTCATAATATCCTGTCAACTCCATTCATGGAAACGTATCCCTGTTGCGATTTTTCGGTTAATCAAGCTCATATTGAGTTCTCCAGTTGGTATCATCTTTCAAGGGTGGCTGCGCTTTCTTGTCCAGAAGATAAGAACCTAGAACCAGATAATCCATTTCCGTCCTCATAAAGCATAGATACGCATGTTCAGGGCTCATAACAATGGGTTCACCGCGTACGTTGAATGACGTGTTTACAATTACAGGACATCCGGTTTTTTCAAAAAATTTGGAAATCATCTTGTGATAGTCAGGGTTGGTCTCCTGGTGCACCGTTTGAATCCTGGCTGAATAATCGACGTGTGTCACCGCTGGAATATCAGATCTTGAAACATTCAATTTATCAATTCCCCACAGTTTTTCCTGTTGATCCGTCATATGCCGACGAATCTTCTTATTTACATCAGCTACCAACAACATGTAGGGGGACGGTCTGTCGAGGTCGAAAAAATCCTGGACTTTCTCCATGAGTACTGAAGGAGCGAAAGGCCTAAAGCTCTCCCGATACTTGATTTTAAGGTTCATTTGACTCTGCATCTTAGGATTCCGGGGGTCTCCAATTATGGATCTGGCGCCCAAAGCTCTAGGGCCGAATTCCATCCGACCGTTAAACCATCCTATCACCTTACCTTCGGCGATGAGATCAGCCACCCTGTCAGGTGAACTTCCGTTCCCCATGAATTGATAAGGATAACCTCTATCATCGAGAAATCTTTTTACGTCTTCGTCGGGAAATTCCGGACCAAGATAGGATCCGTACTGGGCGTCATGAGCGTTATCAGTTTTCCTTTCAGCGCCCAACAGATTGTACCAAACAAAAAGCGCTGCGCCTAAGGCGCCTCCTGCGTCACCAGAGGCTGGTTGAATCCAAATGTCTTCAAAAGGGCTCTCACGTAAAATTCTGCCATTTCCCACGCAATTGAGAGCAACCCCTCCCGCCATGCACAAATACTTTTCCCCGGTAATTTTGTGGATGTGGCTCGCGGTACGAAGCATCACTTCTTCCGTTACAACTTGAACGGATTTCGCTATATCCATTTCTCTCTGAGTGAGCTTGCTTTCAGGCGTTCTAGCCGGACCGCCAAACAGTCTTTCGAAAGCTGAACCGGTCATCGTGAGTCCATACGGATAGGTGAAATAATCCATGTTGAGCTTGAATGATCCATCTTCTTTTATGTCAATGAGTTCCTTAAGAATCAAATCCACGTATTTGGGTTCTCCATAGGGCGCTAACCCCATGACTTTGTACTCTCCCGAATTGACCTTGAACCCGGTGAAATAGGTGAAGGCGGAATAAAGCAGTCCTAAAGAATGAGGGAACTTTAGTTCATAATCGATTGTGAGTTTGTTGCCTACCCCTACGCCAAAGCTAGTTGTAGTCCACTCCCCTACTCCATCCATTGTCAGGAAAGCGGCTCTATTGTAAGGGGAAGGGAAAAAAGCGCTGGCAGCGTGTGATTCGTGATGCTCAGGAAAAAGTAGCGTCCCCTCATACCCCAGACTTTTTTTGATCAAAGATGGTAAATGGAGTTTCTGTTTGAGCCATAGAGGCATAGCCATAAGAAAAGATGCCCAACCTCTCGGCGCAAAGGCAAGGTAGGTTTCCAAGAGCCTTTCAAACTTGATAAAAGGTTTGTCGTAAAAGACCACATAATCCACGTCTTTTATTTCTATCTTAGCGTGTTTTAGGCAGTAATCGATCGAGTCATAAGGAAAACGATGATCGTGTTTAATTCTGGAAAACCGCTCTTGCTGAGCGGCCGCCAGTATAACTCCATCTTGAACCAGACACGCAGCGCTATCATGATAGTATGCGGATAAGCCGAGAATATTCATTTAAACCTACCTGAACAAATTCCATGTCCTTAGCTTGATAACGGGTTCAGACATCTTGATCTGCCTGTATCTTACGAAACGAGCCTGAACAGGTTCGGAACCATAATATTCAAATCCAGGCCAACGAGAGTAGTTATCTGTGTCCTTGTTAGAACCTGAACAAAAATGTTTCCAGTTGTTGTTGTCCTCTGAAACTTCAATAAGCCATTCCTCAGGTGTTGATCGCTCGTCGCCCCAAACAATCCTGAGACGACTGATATTGTAAGTCTGCTGGAAATCCAGAACAATCTCGGGCTTGAGATTTTCGTCTAGCTTAGATGAAACGTAAAGCGCTTCCCCCGGATATCCTCTCTGGAAATTCTGCGGACCAGACATAGGATTTGCCGAAGGTGGGGCACTCAGGACCTCGCTACCCGCTACTAGATCCCAAAAAAAACTGTCCTTGTTCTCAGTCGAATCTCCGGGCCCAAGAGGTTTGCCCAAGAAACGCTCCTTGACAACATCACATAATTCCTTGGCCAGCAGATAATTAGCGCCTGCGGTCAAATGACACCAATCAGTGAAAACCCATTCGGAAACGTCATCAAAATACTGTGAAAAATCTATCAAGAAGTATCCCTTTTTTTGGGCGCTCTCAACAAGTTTCTCAATCAACAGTTTATACACCTTATCAGAAGGGACCCCATAATATTGGCGATATCCTTCCATTTCAGTTATGATTTTTTCTTTCTCGTTAATCGGTTTATTGGTCAAGTAAAACCATGGTTGTAGAGCTAGAATATGCGCTACTCCATCGTTTTGAAGCAAGGAACTGTAATCTTCGACTGTCTTGACCACAACACCTACGTTACGATCGAGATAACGGGAACTCTCTTCAACCGACAGGCCTTGTTCGTCTTCTGATTCCTTGAAGTCTTTTTTGGAGTCGGCTACACCCCTATGGGAGGGGGTTTTCACATTGATTTCCTGAAAGAGATCCTGTCCCGCCCAAAGATAGGTCATCAAATATGTGTTGTTCTTTAGCCACAGTGTCAGATAGGAGGAGAGGCCTCCTGCGCTGTACGAACACATGTCTCTCAAGATGTTATTGTACTGTCCTTCGTGAAAGTAGTTCCAGTCTTTTTCAAGTTTACTGATAAGCGGAAGTTCATTGGCGCCATCTAACGAGATCACCATGTCCGGCTGATAACGCCTAAGTTTCACAGGGTATCTTACCAGAAGGTGTTGAAACGCATGACCCCAAACAGCGGTGTTATAGACCTTTATTTTTTTGCCTTCAATTAAAGGAGTGGAATTGAGAATCGCTTCCATGTAATGGGAAATAGTTTCTCTAAATTCTATCCCGTAATAGTTCATCGCCGGCGCAGCCTCTCCAATGGGCCCCAGCCCGAAAGCCGTAGATCCTCCAGTGAGAAAAATTCTGAACTCATCAGCCGGTTTGTCGACCTCGATGTCTCGAGGATCACGAAAGCCCGCATTGTTGGCGTACTCATAGCGGTTGCCCTTGAGAATATTGTATTCCACACACGCCCCGGGCGTAAAATCATAGTCATAGTGCGTGACTGGGTGTATTGCGTCTTTACGAACCATCTCAAAGTCATGCGGATACACTTCTGAGAAATACGATCTGCTCAAAGCGAATTTTGAGATCTTTTCTATCCCTGCAAATAGTCCGACTACCGCTAACAGAACAAAGATGACGTAAAGGCCAGCTCTGAGAGTTGTTTTGAGAAAATTAATTATGATAGCTCTCCTGAACTAGTTTATCTTGACCAATCTTCGCTTGAACAAACGAATCATAAATATTTCAGGACAATAGGAGCCCAGAATCAAAAGCTTGGTTCTATTTATATCAAAGCTACGTGTAAGGCAAGCCGGCTGGACTGACTCTTGGCTCCCGGATTGGAGAAAATACACAAAAGTGTTATAATTAACCCCTAGATTCACCTATTCTTGGGCAGTTCAGATATGATTCGTAGGGAGGTTCGGACGTTCAGCGAATAGAATTCTGAGACCACTCTACTGAAACTTGGACAAAATTGGCTCGGAGTCCATTTGACGCGTCGACAAACGAATCAGCGACCGAAAATTCAAAGGAGGTCCTATTATGCAGCCGCGTGGTCCACTGATGATAGAGCATCGACTTATTGAGAGAATTCTGGTTCATTTCAGAGCGGAACTTGAAAGGATAGCTATTACAGGAAAAACAGACCCGGTTTTTGTTGATATTGCTGTGGATTTTTTCCGTACCTATGGTGATAGGACCCACCACGGCAAAGAAGAAGAAATATTGTTCCGGGAACTCGGCAAGAAAAATATGTCCGAAACTGATGGCCGAATAATGCAAGAATTGATCAGTGATCACGTAATAGGTCGATCCGTTACCTCTGAATTGGTGGCTGCGAACAAACGTTATCGAACCGGGGATGAAGCCGCCTTGAGTATAATTACCGATAAACTGGCGTTTCTGGCGGATTTTTATCCTCGTCACATTGAAAAAGAAGATAAAGTCTTTTTTCCCTCAATGATGAGATACCTCTCCGACACGGACCAACAGCTAATGCTTCAAGAATTCTGGGAATTTGACAGGAAGATGATTCATGAAAAGTATAGATTGGTAGTCGAATCACTCACATAACGGGTCAATCTCTCTGAGATGAAAACTACAGATTGCAGAAACAGAGCCTTGGATAAGGAATGGCGACGAACTTGACTCTTGATCCCAGCGACCCTGATTTTGAAGCTCGTGTGCGACAAAGCTTCAGCAGACAGAATATGATGAAAACAATCGGGGCCGAAATTTTTTCATCGCGGAAATGTGAAGTTTCGTTGATAAAATACAAAGAATAAAATGAGTTGGAGAAACCTGGCCGGCTGGTGTAATCTTTCGTTACTCATGGCGGAATTCAAAACAGAAAAACAAGAGGAGTTCGTTATGAAAAAGCTATCGATGTCATTTATAGGACTGGTGGCATGCGCTTTTTTACTACTCGGCGCATGCTGCGTGTCATTCGCGGCCGAAGCGCCGCTCACCAAGTCCGGCGCTCAAGTTACGACCGGAGCGACAGACCAGCGCCTTGCCTACAGAATCTACCATAGACCATATTGTTACAAGGTTAAACGTTGCGTGCGCGTAAACAGATTCGGATATTGCAAGCGTTGGAAATGGGTCAGAGTCTGTCCTGGTTGGCGACTTTGATAACTGTGACTGGTTCCTTTCAAGGCTAAATTGGTGCGGCGGCGTACGATTCTTAACATTGCTGCGTGATATGGCGTCGTCCTCCCAAACAGCGGTTCAATGAGTGACTTCCAGAATTGCGTGGAAGCAGGGGGATTAATATTGTCCAGAATGGAGAGGAAATAGTGGCGGAACAACAAAAACAGGCTCGTGCGCAAATTGCGGCAACGGCGCAAATGAAAAAGATAATGGCGTCACATTTTCTTGAAATAGATGAGGCCAAGAAAACCGGAAAACAGAAAGTCGCCTGGTGCACCTCAGTTGGGCCTGCTGAATTATTGCACGCCATGGGTTTCCTCGTCTACTACCCAGAAAATCATGGGGCGCTCCTAGGAGCGACCAGAATGGCTACCGATGTCATCCCGCTCGCCAACGCCGTAGGCTATTCTCCCGATATTTGTTCATATCTGACTGCCGACGTAGGAGCGTATCTTCAAGGTATCACTCCATTAACAAAAGCCTATGGGATTCAAAGTATCCCCAAGGCCGACGTCCTGGTCTACAACACCAACCAGTGCCGAGACGTCCAGGACTGGTTTTCCTTCTATGCCCGTGAATGGAATGTTCCCATAGTTGGGATACATACACATCGCAACATACGTGAGGTTAACGACTACCACGTGGCTGACATTGTCGCTCAGATGAAGTCAATGATCCCTACGTTGGAGCAAGTCTCCGGAAACAAGTTTGACATTGACAAGTTGCGAGAAGTCATCCGTTTATCTTTGCAATGCACTAAATTGTGGCGTCAGGTGCTCGAATGTGGAGCGGCGGTACCCGCCCCATTGACGTTTTTTGACTCCACAATTCACATGGGCCCTGCGGTAGTCCTGAGGGGTAAACCGGAGGCAATTGAATACTATCATCTCCTTATAGATGAGTTGAAAGACCGGATCAAAAACAAACAAGGGGCCATCCCAGGGGAAAGACATCGATTATATTGGGACGGAATGCCGGTGTGGGGAAAACTCCGGGAGTTAAGTGACCAATTCTTTGGGTTGAAAACCAGCGTTGTAGCATCAACATACTGTAATAGCTGGATATTTGACGCGTTTGATGCCAACAAACCATTCGAATCGATGGCGGAAGCATATACCGAGTTGTTCATTGTACGGGATGAATCATACAAAGAATGGTACATGGACAACTGGATAAAGAATTTCCATATTGACGGCGTAATCTTTCATGACGCCAAGACCTGCCCAAACAATTCTAACAACAGGTATTCATTGCCACAACGCATGGCCAAACGCCTCGGACTACCCACGCTAGTAATTCATGGTGATCTAAATGATCTCCGATGTTATTCGGACGAACAGACCAGAACCAATATTGAGGCGTTTGTCGAACAGCTCGATCAAGGATGACCTATTCCGATCCAGCACAAGAGCGTGGCAGCTAGATTGAGGAATGTTTAGTTCATTGGGCAATTACATGAGGTTGCGAATTGTTTTGTCAAGCGAGTAAAACTCTTCGTGGCTGAGACACATCACCAGAATTTCACCGTGAGAGGCTAAATTGGTCTGTGAGTTTGCCGGGGGAATCGACGTTGGTTCCTGCACTACAAAATCCGTCGTTCTCAATAATCAAGGTAATATCGTGGGAAGCCACGTGCTTTACTCCGGCACTGACTTTCAGGAAGCGGCGAATACGGCATGGAGAGAGGCGATAGCCCAGGCCGGGCAAGACATTAGCGCGCCTATCCCCGTTTTTTCAACCGGTTACGGTCGTAATAGCGTAAGTTTTTCCGTCAATAGCCTCACAGAAATTTCCTGTCACGCTCGCGGATGTCTTCATTATTTCAAAGGCCCAATGACTGTCGTTGATATCGGGGGTCAAGACAATAAAATCATAAAGCTAAACTCGCAGGGGAAGCGTGTAAGTTTCAAGATGAACAGAAAATGCGCCGCCGGAACAGGCGCTTTCCTTGAAGAAATGTCTTTACGCCTTCGTCTGCCCATGGCTGCATTGAACGATCTAGCTAAAAGCGCTGACGGCGAAGTGGCTCTCGGCAGTTATTGCACTGTGTTCTCCGGCACTGAGGTTTTGGAGAAGATCAAATCAGGCGCGGCTGTAGATAGAATCGTTAGGGGCCTCTTCCATTCCGTAGTCAAAAGAATTCTGGAAATGGACACCTTGACGGACACCGTTGTAATGACGGGCGGAGTAATCGAACATAATCCATTTCTTATAGATCTGTTGAAAACTCATATACAAAATCAAGTCGTCACACCACCTCATCCCCAGATAATGGGCGCGCTTGGCGCGGCGCTTTACGCCCTTGAAGATTGCCGGCAGACGGAGGATTGAACTTGTCGGTGAATTCTCGGGATGTCAGGCTCCTACTGACGTAGGCCAGTCAAGTAATAGGCCAGTTCAGCAGGAAGTCCAAATGAGAGCATTTTCTCAGCGGTTACGGATGGATTGTAGTTTAAAAGTCGACGCCAAACTATTTTCCTGGTTTCACTGTCATAGGTGATATAGCTGGGATCGGAGCGGCCACCCCTGGGTTGACCGATGCTGCCAGGATTGAGGATAAGTCTTGATTCTCCCGTGTCCAGATAAGTTGTTCCATCTGAAAAAAGGCTCATAAAGAGGACCTGATCTCCATTGTCATCAAGCAGCATCGGCTGATGCGTATGTCCGACACAAACGATCCTACGGGGAGCAAAATCGAGACACATTTTTGATTTGAACCTCTGTCCGGGCCGTATGTAATCCCATTTTTCGGGTTCAAACGCTGAAGAGTGATAAAAACAGTAAGAATTCCATTCCGCCATTAGGGGCAAGTTGCTTATGTAGGCGAAATTGTCTCCAGTAAGTCTTTGGGATGTCCAGACTATAGCCCTGAAAGCAACGGGATTCATTCCCCACTCAGATTCTGCAAGATTCATGGCCGACCACTCGTGATTGCCCAACAAAACAGTGGCGTTTCCAAGGCCCCGTAAAAGTTCCAGACACTCATTCGGATTCGGGCCGTATCCTATCGAATCCCCTAGACAGAACAGACTGTCCGCTCCTTTAACATCAGCCTCCTCCAGAAACGCTTCAAGAGCTTCAAGATTTGAATGCACATCGCTAAAGATTACCATCCGCATTTTTATGGTCCTGGATTTAGCTCATCGTTTCTATTAACTCAAAACTATGCAGCAAACGTGAATCAAGAGCGTCAAGCATAGCATAATCCAAACCCGCGCCGGCAAGCATTCCAAGACAAGTGATATCGATACCAATCGGTTGGCGCCTCCTGTAACCGCTTCTAAGGTTCGACAGCCCCACTACGGTCTTCACCGGCTCACCGAAAATCGCTCCCGCGGCCAGAAGCCTAATCGTTTTTATGGCAGAGCCCATGCGAAACCAGGAATCGTCCCAACTCAAGCTAGGGAGGATCGGGTCAAAAATCAATCTTTCCAATGGGATGTTTGCAACCGAACAGTGTGTATTAATTTGAAGAGCCAGGGAAATCTTTTCTTCAACACTTGGAGGACTGAATGAGAATTCGTCCATCAGCAATATTACCAGATCGCAGCCACTCTCCGCAGCTAAAGGCAGTATGCGTTCAAGCTTTACTCTTTCCATTGAAATAGCATTAATGATAGGTTTTGACTCGCATACTGAAAGCCCTAGCTCTATCAATCTCGGGTTGGGGCTATCGAGAATCAACTTCATTCCGCAATTTTCCTGAACGGTCTCCACAAGAAACCTCATACGATCTTCGTAGCGCTTGGGCAAGTGCCCCGGATTAACGTCAACCATCTGTGCGCCCGATTCTTCGATCCTCTGGAGTAAATGTCGAATCGGCTCAGGATCCAGGTTCTTCATCGCTTCACTAACTACCGGATTTAGGCCGTGTAGATTGTCGGCCACGAAAATCATAGAGTCCCTCTAACATATGTCAGTATCTAGCCTGGAAGTAATCAATGCGTTTCTCTAAACCCTTAATCTTTTCAGGACGCTGGAATAATTTTGTTCAGCCTCACAAGCAGCCGATTCCAATTCATCGATTTGAAACCGCCTTGCTTCATGGTCTTCGACATATTCAACGTTTGCCATAGCTATGTGAAATGCGGATTTGGCTGAGCCTCTCAATATTTCCAATACCACCATCAAGTCTGGAACCAGCCACCTACGACAATTGCGGCCTACTTCAAGAATCAATTCGAATGAGTCCGCAACTTCCACAACCATTTTGTAAGGGCAGGCTATAGCTTCGGAAACAACACCACTGATTTTCGGCCACCGCTC contains:
- a CDS encoding metallophosphoesterase family protein, with protein sequence MRMVIFSDVHSNLEALEAFLEEADVKGADSLFCLGDSIGYGPNPNECLELLRGLGNATVLLGNHEWSAMNLAESEWGMNPVAFRAIVWTSQRLTGDNFAYISNLPLMAEWNSYCFYHSSAFEPEKWDYIRPGQRFKSKMCLDFAPRRIVCVGHTHQPMLLDDNGDQVLFMSLFSDGTTYLDTGESRLILNPGSIGQPRGGRSDPSYITYDSETRKIVWRRLLNYNPSVTAEKMLSFGLPAELAYYLTGLRQ
- a CDS encoding discoidin domain-containing protein, with the translated sequence MVRKDAIHPVTHYDYDFTPGACVEYNILKGNRYEYANNAGFRDPRDIEVDKPADEFRIFLTGGSTAFGLGPIGEAAPAMNYYGIEFRETISHYMEAILNSTPLIEGKKIKVYNTAVWGHAFQHLLVRYPVKLRRYQPDMVISLDGANELPLISKLEKDWNYFHEGQYNNILRDMCSYSAGGLSSYLTLWLKNNTYLMTYLWAGQDLFQEINVKTPSHRGVADSKKDFKESEDEQGLSVEESSRYLDRNVGVVVKTVEDYSSLLQNDGVAHILALQPWFYLTNKPINEKEKIITEMEGYRQYYGVPSDKVYKLLIEKLVESAQKKGYFLIDFSQYFDDVSEWVFTDWCHLTAGANYLLAKELCDVVKERFLGKPLGPGDSTENKDSFFWDLVAGSEVLSAPPSANPMSGPQNFQRGYPGEALYVSSKLDENLKPEIVLDFQQTYNISRLRIVWGDERSTPEEWLIEVSEDNNNWKHFCSGSNKDTDNYSRWPGFEYYGSEPVQARFVRYRQIKMSEPVIKLRTWNLFR
- a CDS encoding acyl-CoA dehydratase activase; this encodes MVCEFAGGIDVGSCTTKSVVLNNQGNIVGSHVLYSGTDFQEAANTAWREAIAQAGQDISAPIPVFSTGYGRNSVSFSVNSLTEISCHARGCLHYFKGPMTVVDIGGQDNKIIKLNSQGKRVSFKMNRKCAAGTGAFLEEMSLRLRLPMAALNDLAKSADGEVALGSYCTVFSGTEVLEKIKSGAAVDRIVRGLFHSVVKRILEMDTLTDTVVMTGGVIEHNPFLIDLLKTHIQNQVVTPPHPQIMGALGAALYALEDCRQTED
- a CDS encoding carbamoyltransferase; amino-acid sequence: MNILGLSAYYHDSAACLVQDGVILAAAQQERFSRIKHDHRFPYDSIDYCLKHAKIEIKDVDYVVFYDKPFIKFERLLETYLAFAPRGWASFLMAMPLWLKQKLHLPSLIKKSLGYEGTLLFPEHHESHAASAFFPSPYNRAAFLTMDGVGEWTTTSFGVGVGNKLTIDYELKFPHSLGLLYSAFTYFTGFKVNSGEYKVMGLAPYGEPKYVDLILKELIDIKEDGSFKLNMDYFTYPYGLTMTGSAFERLFGGPARTPESKLTQREMDIAKSVQVVTEEVMLRTASHIHKITGEKYLCMAGGVALNCVGNGRILRESPFEDIWIQPASGDAGGALGAALFVWYNLLGAERKTDNAHDAQYGSYLGPEFPDEDVKRFLDDRGYPYQFMGNGSSPDRVADLIAEGKVIGWFNGRMEFGPRALGARSIIGDPRNPKMQSQMNLKIKYRESFRPFAPSVLMEKVQDFFDLDRPSPYMLLVADVNKKIRRHMTDQQEKLWGIDKLNVSRSDIPAVTHVDYSARIQTVHQETNPDYHKMISKFFEKTGCPVIVNTSFNVRGEPIVMSPEHAYLCFMRTEMDYLVLGSYLLDKKAQPPLKDDTNWRTQYELD
- a CDS encoding hemerythrin domain-containing protein, yielding MQPRGPLMIEHRLIERILVHFRAELERIAITGKTDPVFVDIAVDFFRTYGDRTHHGKEEEILFRELGKKNMSETDGRIMQELISDHVIGRSVTSELVAANKRYRTGDEAALSIITDKLAFLADFYPRHIEKEDKVFFPSMMRYLSDTDQQLMLQEFWEFDRKMIHEKYRLVVESLT
- a CDS encoding cyclodeaminase/cyclohydrolase family protein is translated as MPFEESTFLDALRQPRPYPGGGSVSSYTALVGLTLAEKICHIEALRAEKTGCSRKICDELLQKIKGKINSFKKLIERDISAYDSLADSIRNGERWPKISGVVSEAIACPYKMVVEVADSFELILEVGRNCRRWLVPDLMVVLEILRGSAKSAFHIAMANVEYVEDHEARRFQIDELESAACEAEQNYSSVLKRLRV
- a CDS encoding dihydropteroate synthase — encoded protein: MIFVADNLHGLNPVVSEAMKNLDPEPIRHLLQRIEESGAQMVDVNPGHLPKRYEDRMRFLVETVQENCGMKLILDSPNPRLIELGLSVCESKPIINAISMERVKLERILPLAAESGCDLVILLMDEFSFSPPSVEEKISLALQINTHCSVANIPLERLIFDPILPSLSWDDSWFRMGSAIKTIRLLAAGAIFGEPVKTVVGLSNLRSGYRRRQPIGIDITCLGMLAGAGLDYAMLDALDSRLLHSFELIETMS
- a CDS encoding 2-hydroxyacyl-CoA dehydratase family protein produces the protein MAEQQKQARAQIAATAQMKKIMASHFLEIDEAKKTGKQKVAWCTSVGPAELLHAMGFLVYYPENHGALLGATRMATDVIPLANAVGYSPDICSYLTADVGAYLQGITPLTKAYGIQSIPKADVLVYNTNQCRDVQDWFSFYAREWNVPIVGIHTHRNIREVNDYHVADIVAQMKSMIPTLEQVSGNKFDIDKLREVIRLSLQCTKLWRQVLECGAAVPAPLTFFDSTIHMGPAVVLRGKPEAIEYYHLLIDELKDRIKNKQGAIPGERHRLYWDGMPVWGKLRELSDQFFGLKTSVVASTYCNSWIFDAFDANKPFESMAEAYTELFIVRDESYKEWYMDNWIKNFHIDGVIFHDAKTCPNNSNNRYSLPQRMAKRLGLPTLVIHGDLNDLRCYSDEQTRTNIEAFVEQLDQG